gatcacaggtatgcaccaccacatgccgttaattttttttttttttttttttgagatggagtcttgctctgtcacccagactggagtgcagtggcatgatctcagctcactgcaacctacacctcccgggtttaggcgattctcttgcctcagcctcccaagtagctaggatactacaggtgagcgccaccatgcctggctaattttttgaattttttttagtagagacagggtttcaccatgttcatcaggctggtctcaatctcctgacctcgtgatatacccaccttggcctccctaaatgctgggattacaggtgtgagccaccatgcccggccctaatattttatttttttgtagagatgaggtcttactatgtggcccaggctggtcttgaattcctggacccaagtgatcctcccaccttgacctcccgaagtgttgggattacaggcttgagccaccgtgcccagttccCTTCTTAAATAGTTTTaagggggagaagaaaaagactgaTTTTCTTCCCTTCCACTACCAAGACAGGCAGAACACACCAGAACACTCTGCTTAGcatttcttttcgtttttttttttttttttttttttttttttttttttttttttNNNNNNNNNNNNNNNNNNNNNNNNNNNNNNNNNNNNNNNNNNNNNNNNNNNNNNNNNNNNNNNNNNNNNNNNNNNNNNNNNNNNNNNNNNNNNNNNNNNNtttttttttttttttttttttttgagatggagtctcgctctgtcaccgagggtggagtgtagtggcgcgatctcggttcaacgcaacttccacctcttgggttcaggctattctcctgtctcagcctcccgcgtagctgggactacaggcgcctgccaccactttcggctaattttttgtatttttagtagagacgtggtttcactgcgttagccaggatggtctcaatctcctgacctcgtgatctgcccacctcggcctcccaaagtactgggattatgggtgtgagcgaCTGTGCCCGGCCCTCCCTTCATTGTTTAAGataaattcacataccataaaattcaccattttatttattctctctctgtccctctctctctctctctctctcttttttttttccaggctggagtgcagtggtcctatcgtggctcactgcaaccttgaattcctggactcaagtgatcctcccacctcagcctcccgagtagcagtagctgagactattgtctcatgtgtccatgtgaagagaccaccaaacaggctttgtgtgaacaacatggctgtttatttcacctggatgcaggtgggctgagtccaaaaagagagtcagcaaagggtggtgggattatcattagttcttacaggttttgggataggcggtggagttaagagcaatgttttgggggcagggggtgaatctcacaaagtacattctgaagggtgggggagattataaggaaccttcttaagggtgggggagattacattgatcagttagggtggggcagaaacgaatcacaatggtggaatgtcaccagttaaggctattttcacttttgtggatcttcagttgcttcaggccatctggatgcaTACGTGCAGGTCACTgtggatatgatggcttagcttgggctcagaggcctgacaactatcagtgcacaccaccaagcctgagTAATGACAATACTTTTTTCTTcgctttctttcgttttttttttttttttttttcttttttttttcttttttgtagagatggagtcttcctatgttgtccaggctagtctggaactcttgccctcaaaggatcctcctgtctaattctcccaaagtgctgggattacaagcatgtgccaccgcgcccggccaaatgcaccccccttttttttaagtgtgcaattcaatggtttttaatatattcacaaagcCATGGAACCATCACACCTatctaatttcaaaatgttttcatcactccaaaaaaatAACTCCATAtgagagaccaaggcgggcagttcactcgagaccagcctggccaacatgttgaaactccgtctccactaaaaatacaaaaattagtcgggcgtgatggcgcacgcgtgtagtcccagctactccggaggctgaggcagaagaatcccttgaaccccggaggtggaggttgcagtgagctcagatcgcgccattgcactccagcctgggcgacagagcgagactccatctcaaaaatatctaattaactaataaaaataaaaataaacaagtaaataaataaccccatgccttctgcctctgtggctttgcctGTTCTGGGTATTTTGTGTGAATAGACCCATGCATGGGGGTGGGACCGGCACCTTTCAAACGTTCACCCCCAACGACGGCCCGTGACCTCCGGATTGGACGGCGCGAGCTGAATGTGCGGGTCGGGCGCCCAATCGCTCAGGAGCATCTGGAGGGGGCAGGTGCAGGTGCGGGCGGCGCCAACTCAGGGctgctggaggcccaggaggctcGGACGCCGTGCAGGAAGCTGCTGACCACGCCGGCTCCTGATCGCAGGCGCACACAGCGCGGACATGGCGGGCTGGTGGCCGGCATTCTCGCGCGCGGCCCGGCGCCACCCGTGGCCCACCAACGTACTGCTCTACGGCTCGCTCTTCACTGCCGGGGACGCGCTGCAGCAGCGGCTGCAGGGCGGCGAGGCCGACTGGCGCCAGACGCGGAGCGTGGCCACGTTGGTGGTGACCTTCCACGCCAACTTCAACTACGTGTGGCTGGGCCTGCTGGAGCGCGCGCTCCCGGGCCGCGCGCCGCGCGCGGTGCTGGCCAAGTTGCTCTGCGACCAGGTGGTCGCTGCGCCCATCGCGATCTCGGTCTTCTACGCCGGTGAGGGGCCGGGAGGGGACCTCGGGGGTAGGACCCGCTATTGGGGGACTGGAGGCAGGGACTCGGGATCAAGCGGCTGGAGGGAGGGCGCTGCAGGAGCCTGGGGTCCCGGGCAGGAGCTGGGGCTCTGAGACGGGGGCTGCTTCAGGGACCTGGAAGGCCAGGGCAAAGGCTGGAGGCTGGGGTGTTTGATTGCGAGAAGTTGCGGGGGGCACTGGCTGGGGAGCCGGGAAATTGGGAAGCCAGAGGTCCACCGAGTCAGGAATTTAGGGCACTAGGGTCGGGGCTGAGACTCGGGGGTTGGATGTAGGTTAAGGCTGGAGTAGGCAGGGCTAGGGAGGTCTTTTCCCCTGAAAAAGCGTCCATGGGAAAATAAAGGAGATCCCAGTTCAAGGCCATAGCAGCTGCATGACCATGAACCAGTCCTGGGGCAGGGAAGGGACCGACCTGCTCTTCAGAAAATCCATGCCTGGGGCTCCGGGGCCAACACAGGAACAAAATACAAGGGGACCCATGACCCTGGGGGGCAGAGCAGGTGGAATCTGAGGTTGGGCCTGGATCTTCAGAAAACTCATGCCCAGGGGCCTAGTCCTGCTTTGGTGACAAGATTTTCCCCTGGGGGTCCCACAGAAGACATCAAGGGACCTTGGATCCTTGCCATGGAGGACTATATACTTGTGAGGGTTCAGGGAACCCTCTCCTTAGAAAATCCAACCCAGGCCTggggtgtggggggtgggggcttgACTGTGGAAACCTTCTCTACTGCCTACAATTAGAGCAATGGAAATGTTACCTGAAAAATACCGGGGTTCATTCCCCTAAGGAGTCCCAGATGACTCCATCAAGAGGCAGGTTTTGGTCAATGGGAGTTTTACTTGGCACAAGTAAGGAAGACACTGGGCGTGTTCTCCAAAGTAGTGTGTCCCCCCGAGAAGGAGACAGGAGGGTTTTATGGGGTGATGGAGAAAGGAGAGGGTGCGTGATTGCATGCAGAGTAGGAGTCCCAGTGAGTCATGATGCTAGCACATAGATTGCATGGGTTACACAGGTTATAGTCGTGAAGCTATAGCTTCTCCCAGGGTGAAGACTTTAGCATGGAAATGAGGAGAGTTAACTTGGGTTCATCTATCAGTAACCTGGGGTCACTTCGGAGCTGGTTTAAACAAACAGGTTGACCTCATTCCACCCAGGGTTGGGGAGGAACAGGTTGAGGGCAGGAGGCTGTAAAACAGGCTGATTGCTCAAGCTGGTTAAATTCTTGTGATCTTTGGAGATCTTCCGTCTGCTTACAGAAGGGGACCTGTGGCCTCTATCATCATTGCAATTTCTATAGCCTTGAAGGGGATGGGGTGGGTAACTGGGGAGAAAATCTCTGTGGGTCTTAAGCCTGACCTTGCGATTGGGGAACAAGGTCCCAATCCCAAATGGGAGGGAATTTCTCCTAAGGGCTGTTGGTGCTTTCTAAACCAGGTTGAGGTCAGACAAGCCACCATCTTGAAGAGAGCTACCCTGCCCCCTGAACCTTATTTTGAAGAGTTGGATTCACTTCCTTTCCCTACAGACCCCACCAGAAACACAAACAACCTGGTTGCCTATTGCCATTGTGGCCAACTACATGGCTGATGGGATCAGTGTGTCAGGAGGACAGACAGCCTGAGAGCTAGGGCCTCCTGTTTTATCAGAAGGTCTTTGCCTGGTCCCAGGGTGTGATTTCCAGACTAGATTTGCAAACAGCTTCCTAGCACCTGTTACAGAAGCCTTGTACACCGGTGAAGGGGTAGGGGACCAGAATCCTATTTAATCCTGAAACAACTAGTGagattgttctctttttctttttctttttcttttttggagacagagtctcgctttatcgcccaggctgaagtgtgtaGTGGcccgatttcagctcactgcaacctccatctccaggttcaagcgattctcctgcctcagcctaccgagggACTGGGATTaaagatgcacaccaccacgcccggctaacttttgcatttttaatgaagacggggattcaccatgttggccacactggtcttgaactcctgtcttcaagtgatctgcccatctcaacctcccaaagtgctgggattagaggcatgagccacctcgcccagctggttttcagtttttctggttCAGTTTTGGTCACCTCAAATTTCCATGAAGGGGCAAGTGGAAGGGGATGGATTAGAGTTTTGCATGAGGCTCTCTACATGGAAATTGCACCAATGAGATGATCTTTTTGCTGGGGTCACCTTGGGGAACCAGAGTTGTAACAGATTAACAACTCTGGCTTGGGAATCAGACACCTGGGTTGAATTCCGTCTGCTATTAACCTCTCTAAgctcttttcctcatttgtaactCTACCTACCTTAGCGAACTGTAAGGAGGGACACATGAAATGAGGCGCATAAAGTACTTAGCATTTAATTAATGCTAGGTAAGTGGAACACAGTATTACCAATATTTTGCTGAGTCATGTAAGAATCTTCTGTAATTAACTAATAAGGCTCTTATTTCCCCTACCTCCTAACTGGGGAttggaaagaatttttaaagtactctcggccgggcgcggtggctcaagcctgtaatcccagcactttgggaggctgagacgggcggatcacgaggtcaggagatggagactatcctggctaacacggtgaaaccccgtctctactaaaaaatacaaaaaactagccgggcgaggtggcgggcgcctatagtcccagctactcgggaggctgaggcaggagaatggcgtgaacccgggaggcggagcttgcagtgagctgagatccggccactgcactccagcccgggcgacagagcaagacttcgtctcaaaaaaaaaaaaagtactctcaGTTTTACAACCCTTTCTAAAATAGGAGAGCTTTGCCTTGCTAcctgaatttcatttttcttttttcctttactttttctgagacagggtctgactctattccctcaggctgaagtgcagtgatgtgatcacccctcattgcagcctcgacctcctaggctcaagcaatcctcccacttctgcctctggagtaattgggaccacaggcgtgcaccccTATACCTGGctggtttttaaattgttttgtggagacaaggtcttgataTATTGCCCAGGCCGTGAATTTCTCTTCAGGGAGGTTGAAGATCAaagttttcaaagtgtttttagGAAGGCTGAATTGGTGTTCCACTTTCAATTTTTGAATAGGGTAATACCGATGGGAAATTTGTAGTTGCCAGAGTATTTGGGTCCACtagccttttcttatttttatatttttgagatggagtcttgctctgtgacccagtcaggaacgcagtggtgtgatctcagctgaccgCAACCTccaaatcctgggttcaagtgatccttctgcctcagcctcctgagaagctggaattacaggcatgcaccaccacgtggggctaattttgtagttttagaagagagggagtttctccatgttggtcaggctggtctcaaactcccaacctcaggtgatccacccgcctcagcctcccaaagtgctgagattacaggcgtgaggcaccacaacCAGTCCActagcttttttttaaaagatagaaattaaaaattcaaaatgttcaaATGTTCGACATTTCACAAAATGTTTGCAAGGTAGAGAAAAGTAACCAATAGGCCCACTATTGTAACTTGATTCTTTTTGTGAATTGctatagtttttgaaaaaataattgttcTGCTATAACTTTTATACTCTGCTATTCTCACTTCGTATTTATCattcctttaaaatttatctaGTTTTAGAGTGGAGAttatgttctattttctttttcttttcttttttttttttttttttgagacagggtcttgctgtgttgcccaggctggagtgcagtgtcaggatcacagctcactgcagcctctacctcccaggctcaagcaatcctcccacttcagcctcctgagtggctatgactacaggcacgccaccacacctggctaatatttgtattttttgtagagatgggttttgccctgttgcccaggctggtctctaaactcctggactcaagcaatctgcctgccttggcctcccaaactgctgggattacaggcttgagccaccatgcctgactatgTTCTCTTTTCACTGTTGGATCAGAAGGGTCGTATTGATGGATGATACTGATGGTTACTTTGCATTTTGGAATGGAAAACTGAAACCTGCACTGTTATACGGTACCctactgaatgttttaaaattcttttggtGTTTTGCAAATAGGTATGAGCATTCTCCAGGAAAAGGATGACATATTTTTGGACctgaaacagaaattctggaatacCTATCTGGTAAGACAGGCATTTGAAAATGTAATCAGtatctttttctgtatatatgtgtgtgtgtatatatatatttatatgtagtatttatttatataaatatatataaatatatatttttatatatagtaaagCCTCTCCTCATATATCAAAATAACTTGATTTCTCTGTCAAAATATTGGACCGTTCTGCCAACCAAACTGGAGCTCTAATTTAGGAATAGTTTAATAGAAATGGACTTAatgttgaggtgggagaatttctgGAGTACAGGAATTTGAGgagttgtgtatatatatatacacacacacagaaaaatactttctgtgtatatatttataaacattaaaaaatcttttagttgacacatatatgtacatattttcagtatacatgtgataatttaatacatttgtaTAATCATATCAggattatttgtgtgtgtgtgtatatatatatatttttttaattaaaatttttttggctgggcgcggtggcttaagcctgtaatcccagcacttgagaggccgagacaggctgatcgcgaggtcaggagatcgagaccatgctggctaacatggtgaaaccctgtctctactaaaaaaatacaaaaaaactagccgggcgaggtggcgggcgcctgtagtcccagctactcgggaggctgaggcaggagaatggcgtaaacccaggagatggagctagcagtgagctgagatatggccactgcactccagcctgggcgacagagcgagactccgtctcaaaaaaaaaaaaaaaagaaaaaaatttttttgagacagggtctcattctgtcaaccCAGGCTAGgatgcaggggcatgatcatggcttactgcagcctggaccttctgagctcaagtgatcctcccacctcagccgcctgagtagctgagacttccctcagccgcctgagtagctgagacttacaggcatgtgccaccacacccagttaattatttttaaagtttttggtagagagagtctcactatgtagcccaggctggcctcgaactcctgtgctccagcaattctcccacctcaacgtTAAGTCCATTTCTATTAAACTATTCCTAAATTAGAGCTCCAGTTTGGTTGGCAGAAGGGTTCAATATTTTGACAGAGAAATCTTCAAGTTATTTTGATAGATGTATGAGGAGAGGGTCTAAGAGTATCTGTATTTCTCATGAATTGGAAAGAAATAATGTCTCCGGGCCAGGCGcgctgactcacgcctgtaatcccaacacttgggaggctgaggcaggctgatcacttgacgttaggagtttgaaaccagcctggccaatatggtgaaaccatgtctctactaaaaatacaaaaaatagccgggcacggtggtgcatgtctgtaatcccagctactcagcaggctgaggcaggagaatcacttgaacctggaggcagaggttgcagtgaactgagatcgcaccactgcactccagcctgggcaacacagcaagactccatctcaaaaagaaaaaaaaaaaaaagaaaagaaataatatctcAATGCTCTCAATGATTTCTGACTTTATTCTATTAACTCTTATAATGATCACagtttattttgtgaattttgcaGCCCAAGTGATAACAATTTATTCTGTAAATTGGGATTCTATTTGCAAAATAGGGACTGCAGACTGTGAGTGGCTTAATGGAGTCATTCCCACATTCAGAGCCAATGTTTTCAGGTGAGCTTTCTGCAGAGTCCTGGTGAAGAGAACTTTAATGTCACAAAGGTATTGGTAGCGAAGGAGAAGGTTTCCAAGGATTATTCCAAGGTTTGAAGCAAGTCAGCGGTTTTACTGTTTGCTCGGCACAAATATATACAGTTCAGTccaatatgtatttattcattgattcagttaatatttattgaacagtgTCCTTAAGGCCTGACAAAGTCAGGGATGCTTTTCATCTCTGCCCTAGAGCATGTTTGATTGTATTCATCACAAGGAGGTAAATCTTTGGGATTACAGAGTGTTCACAGACTGGCCTAGGGCTTCACATGTTCTTCATTCCCTATCAAAAGCAGTGTTGAGCCACAGCCAGCTATTACCTCCACAGCTTCTAGCATCATCTGTTGGATGGTACCAAGCCCCTGAGCCAGAATTACTTGATGGCTAGAGGTAGAGGATGGAGAGGTTTGAAGTCAGAGGCTTCCCCTGAGCCTCTACACTCAGGAACAATAACTACAAGGAATGTGTTCAGAACTCTTG
The nucleotide sequence above comes from Piliocolobus tephrosceles isolate RC106 unplaced genomic scaffold, ASM277652v3 unscaffolded_36694, whole genome shotgun sequence. Encoded proteins:
- the LOC113222946 gene encoding mpv17-like protein, producing the protein MAGWWPAFSRAARRHPWPTNVLLYGSLFTAGDALQQRLQGGEADWRQTRSVATLVVTFHANFNYVWLGLLERALPGRAPRAVLAKLLCDQVVAAPIAISVFYAGMSILQEKDDIFLDLKQKFWNTYL